A genomic window from Heptranchias perlo isolate sHepPer1 chromosome 20, sHepPer1.hap1, whole genome shotgun sequence includes:
- the LOC137335984 gene encoding zona pellucida sperm-binding protein 4-like — protein sequence MSIAVTREARNGGYRSWYVASDYPILSVLRDPVFVEVRVLNRNDPSLVLLLNDCWATPTAEPYSGLRWDLLVERCPFAGDNYKTRLLPVNAASHLRFPTHHNRFVVSTFAFWDRVSGRALSGEVYFHCSAEVCSPSTRENCTAPCSPKRRRSAHDQSGVLVTADGPILFLEGEARLAALIHQDEKDTAVDSPFRVPGLAVGVALLSVALLVGTVAIWKMEQGRRVGSECSSMEL from the exons ATGTCCATTGCAGTTACAAGGGAAGCCAGGA ATGGTGGCTACCGGAGCTGGTACGTGGCCAGTGACTACCCGATCCTGAGTGTGCTCCGGGACCCCGTGTTTGTGGAGGTTCGTGTTCTGAACAGGAACGATCCGTCCCTTGTGCTGCTGCTCAATGACTGCTGGGCGACCCCCACTGCCGAGCCGTATTCGGGGCTCCGATGGGACCTCCTGGTGGAGAG gtGCCCCTTTGCTGGTGATAACTACAAAACCCGCCTACTCCCGGTAAACGCTGCTTCCCATTTGCGGTTCCCAACTCACCATAATCGTTTTGTAGTCAGCACGTTCGCTTTCTGGGACCGAGTTTCGGGCCGGGCTCTGTCCGGGGAG GTTTATTTCCACTGTAGTGCTGAGGTTTGCTCCCCTTCCACTCGAGAGAACTGCACAGCTCCCTGCAGCCCCA AGAGGCGAAGAAGCGCCCATGACCAGTCTGGGGTATTGGTGACCGCTGATGGACCCATCCTGTTCCTGGAAGGTGAGGCGAGATTGGCTGCTCTGATCCACCAGGACGAGAAAG atactgctGTTGATTCCCCCTTCCGTGTTCCTGGATTAGCGGTTGGGGTAGCGCTGCTCTCCGTGGCCCTGTTGGTCGGGACTGTTGCTATATGGAAAATGGAGCAGGGCCGCAGGGTGGGCTCCGAGTGCAGCTCCATGGAACTGTAG